Proteins encoded together in one Lathyrus oleraceus cultivar Zhongwan6 chromosome 5, CAAS_Psat_ZW6_1.0, whole genome shotgun sequence window:
- the LOC127082836 gene encoding E3 ubiquitin-protein ligase MPSR1 has protein sequence MMNSMSYNFSWDTFSAPFDENEVRFYQSFEQGHVGDFVRIKVRVKHELCITPQQHPSLILPFDRFLYEQIMFVPYQDFLQHASIYMQVYFPNVIIPHELMYTMLPFLMTYVWDARSSPSGLHYESPRIRVFPLGLDVFVQKLFGQCDNVVINNIIARFDAIGDAQFVPASKEAIESLEKLKIEDGDAIEKCSVCQFEFNVGMEIAKMPCNHLYHQECIVQWLGTSHMCPMCRYPMPTSTSG, from the coding sequence ATGATGAATTCCATGTCCTACAATTTTTCTTGGGACACATTTTCCGCCCCTTTTGATGAAAACGAGGTAAGATTCTATCAATCTTTTGAACAAGGGCATGTGGGGGATTTTGTTCGCATTAAGGTTCGTGTTAAACACGAACTATGCATCACTCCCCAACAACACCCTTCTTTAATTTTACCTTTTGATCGGTTTTTATATGAGCAAATCATGTTTGTTCCTTACCAAGATTTTCTCCAACATGCTTCCATATACATGCAAGTTTACTTTCCTAATGTTATCATCCCCCATGAGTTGATGTACACAATGCTGCCATTTTTAATGACATATGTCTGGGATGCACGAAGTTCACCTTCCGGCCTTCATTACGAAAGTCCTCGAATTCGTGTTTTTCCTTTGGGTTTGGATGTTTTTGTTCAAAAGTTATTTGGTCAGTGTGACAACGTTGTCATCAATAACATAATCGCGAGGTTTGATGCCATTGGGGATGCACAATTTGTTCCGGCATCAAAGGAAGCCATTGAATCTCTGGAGAAGCTGAAGATCGAAGATGGTGATGCCATTGAAAAGTGTAGTGTCTGTCAATTCGAGTTCAATGTTGGAATGGAGATTGCAAAAATGCCTTGCAATCATCTGTATCATCAAGAATGCATTGTTCAGTGGCTAGGAACTAGTCACATGTGCCCAATGTGTCGCTACCCAATGCCAACTTCAACCAGTGGCTGA